In Chlamydia serpentis, the following are encoded in one genomic region:
- the sctD gene encoding type III secretion system inner membrane ring subunit SctD gives MAVRLIVDEGPLSGLIFILEDGVSWSIGRDSSANDIPIEDIKLAASQALINKTDENYYITNLDDANPIFVNGVEITETTQLENEDSLILGSNHYSFLLDDFDPQDLVYDFELPQENFPNASENLSDNNQQGQVPEPPPTSQADGLKKSKGTEASSAPITNKDQELADAFLASAKKVKNQPKGKIAQEDSLESLQESSNPKAQNANDSPEGEEGNKQPQNAIMEDNGASSSQDPQPKSANPTSENASMDNSPSKKNKSVKEKKIEKKKELDLTQKTDKSKAEVIASDVEKDLEDKKSEEAFLEEEEHLAESNGEDQEESGIDSDGNEKAQADNKEQSKKIEHTKNSVLSPFHIQDLFRFDQTIFPAEIDEIAKKNISIDLTQPSRFLLKVLSGANIGAEFHLDSGKTYILGTDPTTCDIVFNDLSVSHQHAKISVGNDGGIIIEDLESKNGVIVEGRKIDKTSTLSSNQAVALGTTLFLLIDHHAPADTIVASLSPEDYNLFGRQQDAEELEKQEALQQEEQYKKSTLPAGSFILTLFIGGLAILFGIGTASLFHTKEVVPLENINYQEDLAQVINQFPTVRYTFNKTNSQLFLIGHVKNSTDKSELLYKVDALSFVKSIDDNVIDDEAVWQEMNILLSKRPEFKGISMHSPEPGKFIITGYVKTEDQAACLVDYLNIHFNYLSLLENKVVVETQMLKAIAGHLLQGGFANIHVAFVNGEVILTGYVNNDDADKFRAVVQELSNIPGVRLVKNFAVLLPAEEGIIDLNLRYPNRYRVTGYSRYGEISINVVVNGRILTRGDVIDGMTVTSIQPNTIFLEKEGLKYKIDYNK, from the coding sequence ATGGCAGTACGATTAATTGTTGATGAAGGCCCCTTGTCTGGTTTAATTTTTATCTTGGAAGATGGGGTAAGTTGGTCTATAGGACGTGATTCTAGTGCTAATGACATTCCCATTGAAGATATCAAGCTCGCTGCTTCGCAAGCTCTTATCAATAAGACAGACGAAAACTATTATATTACAAATTTAGATGATGCTAATCCTATTTTTGTAAATGGCGTTGAAATCACAGAAACTACACAATTAGAAAATGAAGATAGTCTAATACTAGGAAGTAATCATTATTCTTTCTTGTTAGATGATTTTGATCCTCAAGATCTTGTTTATGATTTTGAGCTGCCTCAAGAAAATTTCCCTAATGCTTCAGAGAATTTGTCCGATAATAATCAACAAGGCCAAGTTCCAGAGCCTCCGCCAACTTCGCAAGCAGATGGTTTGAAGAAGTCCAAAGGAACTGAGGCAAGTAGTGCTCCAATTACAAACAAGGACCAAGAACTTGCTGATGCTTTTCTTGCATCAGCAAAAAAGGTAAAAAATCAGCCAAAAGGCAAAATCGCTCAGGAGGATTCCTTAGAATCTTTGCAAGAATCTTCGAATCCGAAGGCACAAAATGCAAATGATTCTCCGGAAGGAGAGGAAGGAAATAAACAACCCCAGAATGCCATTATGGAAGATAACGGAGCTTCGTCTAGTCAAGATCCGCAACCAAAGTCAGCAAATCCGACTTCTGAGAACGCTTCTATGGATAATAGTCCCTCGAAAAAAAATAAATCTGTGAAAGAAAAAAAAATAGAGAAAAAAAAAGAGCTTGATTTAACACAAAAAACAGACAAATCTAAGGCAGAAGTAATAGCTTCCGATGTAGAAAAAGACTTAGAGGATAAGAAATCAGAAGAAGCCTTTCTAGAAGAGGAAGAGCATCTTGCTGAAAGTAATGGAGAGGATCAAGAAGAGTCTGGTATTGATAGTGATGGAAATGAAAAAGCTCAGGCGGATAATAAAGAACAGTCTAAGAAGATAGAACATACGAAGAATTCTGTTCTATCTCCCTTTCATATTCAAGATCTTTTCCGATTTGATCAGACAATTTTTCCTGCGGAAATCGACGAAATTGCTAAAAAAAATATCTCTATAGATTTAACTCAGCCTTCGCGTTTTCTACTTAAAGTACTATCTGGCGCTAATATTGGAGCTGAATTCCATTTAGATTCAGGAAAAACCTATATTTTAGGTACAGATCCTACAACTTGTGACATAGTGTTTAATGATTTAAGTGTTTCTCATCAGCATGCAAAAATTAGTGTAGGTAATGATGGTGGTATCATTATCGAAGATCTCGAGAGTAAAAATGGCGTGATTGTTGAAGGAAGGAAAATTGATAAAACTTCTACGTTAAGTTCAAATCAGGCTGTAGCTTTAGGGACTACGTTGTTTTTACTTATAGATCATCATGCTCCTGCTGATACTATAGTAGCTTCTCTATCCCCTGAAGATTATAATTTATTTGGAAGACAGCAAGATGCTGAAGAGCTAGAAAAACAAGAGGCTCTACAACAAGAAGAACAATATAAGAAATCGACACTACCAGCAGGATCCTTCATTCTTACTTTGTTTATTGGTGGATTAGCTATCCTATTTGGTATAGGGACGGCCTCTCTTTTTCATACAAAGGAGGTTGTTCCTTTAGAAAATATTAACTATCAAGAAGATCTTGCTCAGGTAATTAATCAGTTTCCTACTGTGCGCTATACGTTTAATAAAACAAACAGTCAACTTTTTTTAATTGGCCATGTGAAAAATAGTACAGATAAAAGTGAACTACTTTATAAAGTAGATGCTCTTTCCTTTGTAAAATCTATAGATGACAACGTGATAGATGATGAAGCCGTTTGGCAAGAAATGAATATCTTGTTGTCAAAACGACCTGAGTTTAAAGGCATCAGCATGCATTCTCCAGAACCAGGAAAGTTTATTATCACAGGCTATGTTAAAACAGAAGATCAAGCTGCTTGCTTAGTCGATTATTTAAATATACATTTTAATTATCTATCACTACTAGAGAATAAAGTTGTTGTTGAAACGCAAATGCTCAAGGCAATAGCGGGTCACCTTCTTCAAGGAGGTTTTGCAAATATTCACGTAGCCTTTGTAAACGGTGAGGTTATTCTTACTGGCTATGTAAATAATGATGATGCAGATAAGTTCCGTGCTGTTGTCCAAGAACTTTCCAATATTCCTGGAGTCAGATTAGTTAAGAATTTTGCTGTCTTACTTCCTGCTGAAGAGGGAATTATAGATTTAAACTTGCGTTATCCCAATCGTTATCGTGTCACAGGCTATTCTAGATACGGGGAAATAAGTATAAATGTAGTTGTCAATGGTAGGATCCTAACGCGTGGAGATGTTATTGATGGTATGACAGTAACAAGTATACAACCTAACACTATCTTTTTAGAAAAGGAAGGGTTGAAATATAAAATCGACTACAATAAATAA
- a CDS encoding type III secretion system chaperone — protein MLEKLIKNFATYMGITSTLEFDADGAYVLPISEIIKVRVQQNADNDIVLSASLGAFLPSADTPKLYLQMMIGNLFGRETGGSALGLDSEGRVVMVRRFSGDTTYDDFVRYVESFMNFAETWLSDLGLGK, from the coding sequence ATGTTGGAAAAATTAATAAAAAATTTTGCCACGTATATGGGTATAACGTCAACGCTTGAGTTTGATGCTGATGGAGCCTATGTCCTGCCTATAAGTGAGATAATTAAAGTACGCGTTCAGCAAAATGCTGATAACGATATTGTTTTAAGTGCTTCTTTAGGAGCTTTCCTTCCATCTGCTGATACACCAAAATTATACTTGCAAATGATGATTGGTAATTTATTTGGTAGGGAAACAGGAGGTAGCGCTTTAGGGCTAGATTCCGAAGGCCGTGTTGTCATGGTGCGTAGATTTTCTGGGGATACTACCTATGATGATTTTGTACGTTATGTTGAGAGCTTTATGAATTTTGCAGAAACGTGGTTGTCAGATCTGGGCCTAGGTAAATAG
- a CDS encoding glutamyl-tRNA reductase, with protein sequence MVLGVVGISYREAALKERERAIQYLKSFEENLFLAQNCLGPRGAFVSLLTCHRAELYYYSASPQIAQAALLSEFTSCGVRPYCHRGMSCFSHLFCVTSGLDSLIFGETEIQGQVKRAYLKTAKQRSLPFDLHFLFQKALKEGKDYRSQTIFPRNEVTIETVIRESLLIYGKSVDANLLFVGYSDINRKVAGSLYQNGYYNITFCSRQKVTSPYLTLPREALSFRQSYDVIFFGSSEPASQFLDLSYQTLASVPHRIIFDFNVPRTFLWKEPPKDFIYLDMDFISEYMQKRLPCSEKEANKAKFFLTCAAKKQWEIYEKKSSHISQRQISTSCVHSVLSY encoded by the coding sequence ATGGTATTAGGAGTTGTTGGAATTAGTTATCGCGAAGCCGCTTTGAAAGAAAGAGAACGTGCTATTCAGTACTTAAAATCTTTTGAAGAAAATCTTTTTTTAGCTCAAAATTGTTTGGGTCCGAGAGGAGCATTCGTTTCTCTGCTTACTTGTCATCGAGCAGAATTGTATTACTATTCAGCAAGTCCTCAGATTGCCCAAGCAGCTTTACTTTCAGAATTTACTTCTTGTGGAGTTCGTCCTTATTGTCATAGAGGCATGTCTTGTTTTAGTCACTTGTTTTGCGTTACTAGTGGTCTAGATAGCTTGATTTTTGGAGAAACAGAAATTCAAGGACAGGTTAAACGAGCTTATTTAAAGACAGCAAAACAACGCAGTCTACCCTTCGATCTCCACTTTTTATTTCAAAAAGCTTTAAAGGAGGGGAAGGATTATCGCTCACAAACAATATTCCCGCGTAATGAAGTGACTATAGAAACCGTTATTCGAGAATCGTTGCTGATCTACGGTAAGTCTGTAGATGCTAACCTTTTATTTGTAGGGTACTCGGATATTAATAGAAAAGTAGCGGGGAGTTTGTATCAAAATGGGTATTATAATATTACCTTTTGTTCTAGACAAAAAGTAACCTCGCCGTATTTAACCTTACCTCGAGAAGCTCTGTCGTTTAGGCAATCTTATGATGTAATTTTCTTTGGTTCTTCGGAGCCTGCCTCTCAATTTTTAGATCTTTCCTATCAAACTCTTGCTAGCGTTCCTCATCGTATTATATTTGATTTTAATGTGCCGCGAACGTTTCTATGGAAAGAACCCCCTAAAGATTTTATTTATTTAGATATGGATTTTATTAGTGAATATATGCAAAAAAGGTTGCCGTGTAGCGAAAAAGAAGCAAACAAAGCGAAATTTTTTTTAACTTGTGCCGCAAAAAAGCAATGGGAAATTTATGAAAAAAAGAGCTCACATATATCCCAGAGGCAAATTTCAACTTCTTGCGTTCATTCTGTTCTAAGCTATTGA
- a CDS encoding DNA topoisomerase IV subunit B: MAAYTEASILSLASLEHIRLRAGMYIGRLGDGSQREDGIYTLFKEVVDNGIDEFIMGHGKSLTISANDKQITIQDQGRGIPLGKLIDCVSKINTGAKYTQDIFHFSVGLNGVGLKAVNALSERFSVRSVRKKKYHYAIFHRGVLQDSQQGSTKDSDGTFVSFSPDPVIFPNFAFNHDFLKDKIRQYTYLHPGLEIFFNDQVFFSQNGIKDLFEDEVHEEPLYSPLFFHSDNLSFIFSHLEGSAERYFSFVNGQATLDGGTHLAAFKEAIVKGINEFFGKMFVANDIREGVVGCIAIKIASPIFESQTKNKLGNTQIRASLVKDVKQAIVEALRKDKTTADLLLEKIKFNEKTRKNIQFIKQELKTKQKKVHYKIPKLRDCKFHYNDRSLYGETSSIFITEGESASASILASRNPLTQAVFSLRGKPMNVFSLEEAKMYKNDELFYLATALGITQNNTQHLRYNKVILATDADVDGMHIRNLLITFFLKTLLPLVENNHLFILETPLFKVRNKEITLYCYSEQEKLDTLKQFGKKDSSLEITRFKGLGEISPKEFAAFIGPDIRLTPVTITPLENVSSILQFYMGKNTKERKQFIIDNLITDF, from the coding sequence ATGGCGGCATATACAGAAGCAAGCATTCTTTCTTTAGCCTCCCTTGAACACATCCGTCTCCGGGCTGGAATGTACATTGGAAGACTCGGAGATGGCTCACAACGAGAAGACGGTATCTATACTCTTTTTAAAGAAGTTGTTGATAATGGCATTGATGAATTCATCATGGGGCATGGAAAATCTTTAACGATTTCTGCTAATGATAAACAAATTACCATCCAAGATCAGGGTCGTGGTATTCCTTTAGGGAAGCTGATAGACTGCGTCTCTAAAATCAACACAGGAGCTAAGTATACCCAAGACATTTTCCACTTTTCAGTAGGGTTGAATGGAGTAGGACTTAAAGCTGTTAATGCACTATCAGAAAGATTTTCTGTACGTTCTGTAAGAAAGAAAAAATACCATTATGCTATCTTCCATCGAGGAGTCCTTCAAGATTCCCAACAAGGCTCTACCAAAGATTCTGATGGGACTTTTGTTTCCTTCTCTCCTGACCCCGTAATCTTTCCTAATTTTGCCTTTAATCATGACTTTCTAAAAGATAAGATCCGTCAGTATACCTATTTACATCCTGGGTTAGAAATTTTTTTTAATGACCAAGTATTCTTTTCCCAGAATGGCATAAAAGATCTTTTTGAGGATGAGGTTCACGAAGAACCCTTATACTCTCCCCTTTTTTTTCATAGCGATAATCTTTCATTTATCTTTTCTCACCTAGAAGGTAGTGCCGAACGTTATTTTTCTTTTGTCAACGGGCAAGCAACTCTTGATGGAGGTACGCACCTTGCAGCATTTAAAGAAGCGATAGTAAAGGGTATAAATGAATTTTTTGGGAAAATGTTTGTTGCTAATGATATTCGAGAAGGTGTCGTCGGTTGCATAGCAATAAAAATAGCTTCTCCTATTTTTGAATCTCAAACTAAGAATAAACTTGGGAATACACAAATTCGCGCGTCTTTAGTTAAAGATGTGAAGCAGGCGATTGTAGAAGCTTTACGTAAAGACAAGACTACTGCGGATCTTCTATTAGAAAAGATAAAATTCAATGAAAAAACACGAAAAAACATTCAATTTATAAAACAAGAGCTCAAAACCAAGCAAAAGAAAGTTCACTATAAAATTCCCAAACTTAGGGACTGTAAATTTCACTATAATGATCGATCTCTTTACGGTGAAACCTCGTCTATTTTCATTACTGAAGGCGAATCGGCCTCTGCTTCCATTCTTGCTTCAAGAAATCCTTTAACTCAAGCTGTCTTTTCTCTGCGAGGAAAGCCTATGAATGTCTTTTCTTTGGAAGAGGCCAAAATGTACAAAAATGACGAGTTATTTTATCTAGCGACAGCTCTTGGCATTACTCAAAATAATACCCAACATCTACGTTATAACAAGGTCATTCTTGCAACTGATGCTGATGTGGATGGAATGCACATCCGCAATCTTTTAATTACTTTTTTCCTCAAAACACTTTTACCTCTTGTAGAAAATAATCACCTCTTTATCTTAGAAACCCCTTTATTTAAGGTTAGAAATAAAGAAATCACTCTCTATTGTTATTCTGAGCAAGAAAAGCTCGACACTTTAAAGCAATTTGGGAAAAAAGACTCTTCGTTAGAAATAACAAGATTCAAAGGTTTAGGAGAGATTTCTCCTAAAGAATTCGCTGCCTTCATAGGTCCTGACATACGACTTACTCCAGTTACGATTACTCCCTTAGAGAATGTCTCTTCAATTTTACAATTTTATATGGGGAAAAATACAAAAGAGCGAAAACAATTTATTATAGATAATCTTATTACTGACTTTTAA
- a CDS encoding DNA gyrase subunit A: MRDVSDLFRTHFMHYASYVILERAIPHILDGLKPVQRRLLWTLFLMDDRKMHKVANIAGRTMALHPHGDAPIIEALVILANKGYLIDTQGNFGNPLTGDPHAAARYIEARLSPLARETLFNTDLISFHDSYDGREKEPDILPAKIPLLLIHGVDGIAVGMTTKIFPHNFAELLKAQIAILNNKNVSLVPDFPSGGIMDASNYQDGLGTITIQASIDIINDRTLIIKQICPQSTTETLIRSIENAAKRGTIKIDTIQDFSTDVPHIEIKLPKGFRAKDVIPTLFEHTECQAVLYSKPTVIYNNKPVECSISEVLKLHTEALQGYLKKELLLLQEQLALDHHHKTLEYIFIKHKLYDSIRESLAKNKKVSADDLHQAVLKALTPWITHLATPPTKEDTSQLAGLTIKKILCFNEETCTKELLALEKKQSVVKKDLGRIKEVTIKYLKGLLERYGHLGERKTQITNFKAKNMPTLKQQSLI; encoded by the coding sequence ATGCGTGACGTTTCTGATCTTTTTAGAACACATTTTATGCATTACGCCTCTTACGTAATTTTAGAAAGGGCTATTCCGCATATTCTTGATGGCTTAAAACCTGTACAACGCCGTCTCTTATGGACTTTATTCCTGATGGACGACAGAAAAATGCATAAAGTTGCCAATATAGCTGGAAGGACTATGGCTCTCCATCCCCATGGAGATGCTCCCATTATAGAAGCCCTCGTTATTTTAGCAAACAAAGGGTACCTTATCGACACTCAAGGTAATTTTGGGAACCCCCTTACAGGTGATCCTCATGCTGCTGCCCGTTATATAGAGGCCCGGCTCAGTCCCTTAGCTCGAGAAACTCTCTTCAATACAGATTTAATCAGTTTTCACGATTCCTATGACGGGAGAGAGAAAGAACCTGATATCTTACCTGCAAAGATTCCCCTACTTCTAATCCATGGTGTAGATGGGATAGCTGTAGGGATGACGACTAAAATTTTCCCTCACAATTTTGCAGAACTCTTAAAGGCTCAGATTGCTATTTTAAACAATAAAAACGTTAGCTTAGTTCCTGATTTCCCTTCAGGAGGAATTATGGATGCTTCTAATTATCAAGATGGTTTAGGAACGATTACTATACAAGCTTCGATAGACATCATTAATGACAGAACTCTAATTATTAAACAAATCTGTCCCCAATCCACAACAGAAACATTGATTCGCTCTATAGAAAATGCAGCAAAACGAGGAACTATTAAGATTGATACGATCCAGGATTTTTCTACTGATGTTCCTCATATTGAAATTAAACTTCCGAAAGGTTTTCGAGCAAAAGATGTGATTCCTACTTTATTTGAGCATACGGAATGTCAAGCGGTACTCTATTCTAAACCCACTGTGATTTACAATAACAAACCTGTAGAGTGTTCCATATCGGAAGTACTTAAACTCCACACTGAAGCTCTACAGGGCTACCTTAAAAAAGAACTTTTGTTGCTTCAGGAACAACTAGCCTTAGATCACCACCATAAAACTTTAGAATACATTTTTATTAAACATAAACTCTACGATTCCATCAGAGAATCCCTAGCAAAAAACAAAAAGGTTTCTGCTGATGACTTACATCAGGCTGTATTAAAAGCGTTAACACCCTGGATTACCCATCTTGCAACTCCCCCTACAAAAGAAGATACCTCTCAACTCGCTGGATTAACTATTAAGAAAATTTTGTGTTTTAATGAAGAGACGTGCACTAAAGAGCTTTTAGCCTTAGAGAAAAAACAGAGTGTGGTAAAAAAAGATCTTGGAAGAATAAAAGAAGTAACCATCAAATATCTCAAAGGACTTTTAGAACGATACGGTCATTTAGGAGAGAGAAAAACGCAAATCACAAACTTTAAGGCAAAAAACATGCCTACTTTGAAACAACAAAGCTTAATTTAA
- a CDS encoding RluA family pseudouridine synthase, which produces MKTIISFTVTKENLERLDKYLTEICPKYSRAFYQQHILAGLVQINGQTNTKVSTRVNFGDLITIDIQEKEEPLELIPEAIPLNKVYEDPMILVINKPRNMVVHPAPGHFHGTLVHALLNEIGERLKEEFPEEPWRPGIVHRLDKDTSGLIITAKTRQAKKVYCELFATKRLKKSYLAICIGKPDVMTIHTSISRHHNKRKEMTVSSQGKEAITHCQVLACNGKLSLVALSPETGRTHQLRVHMKHLGTPILGDPVYGIPSVNHSYGLDKQQLHAYSLDFTHPETLQFCSLTASLPEDMRSLLIKEFQNDKIVLNNKLPELVFK; this is translated from the coding sequence ATGAAAACTATTATTTCATTTACTGTAACCAAAGAAAATCTGGAGCGTTTAGATAAGTATCTTACTGAGATATGTCCTAAATATTCTCGAGCTTTTTACCAACAGCATATTTTAGCTGGGCTTGTCCAAATCAATGGCCAAACAAACACGAAGGTGTCTACACGTGTAAATTTTGGCGATTTAATCACCATAGATATCCAAGAAAAAGAAGAGCCTCTTGAGTTAATTCCTGAAGCTATTCCGCTAAATAAAGTCTATGAAGACCCGATGATTTTAGTAATAAATAAGCCGAGGAATATGGTAGTTCACCCTGCTCCTGGTCATTTTCATGGAACACTGGTCCATGCTCTTCTCAATGAGATAGGGGAGAGATTAAAAGAAGAGTTTCCTGAAGAACCTTGGAGGCCAGGAATCGTACACAGACTTGATAAAGACACTTCGGGATTAATTATTACAGCAAAAACTCGGCAAGCAAAAAAAGTTTATTGTGAGCTTTTTGCTACTAAGAGATTAAAGAAAAGCTATTTAGCAATTTGTATAGGCAAGCCAGATGTTATGACAATTCATACAAGCATTAGTAGACATCATAATAAGCGTAAAGAAATGACTGTAAGCTCTCAAGGAAAAGAAGCTATTACTCATTGCCAAGTTCTTGCCTGTAACGGAAAACTGAGCTTAGTTGCCTTATCTCCTGAGACAGGAAGAACTCACCAACTCAGAGTACACATGAAGCATTTAGGAACTCCTATTCTTGGAGATCCAGTCTATGGGATTCCCTCAGTAAACCATAGTTACGGCCTTGACAAACAACAATTGCATGCCTATAGCCTAGATTTTACTCATCCAGAGACTCTACAATTTTGTTCGTTAACAGCTAGTTTACCTGAAGATATGCGTTCTCTCTTAATAAAAGAATTTCAAAATGATAAAATTGTATTGAACAACAAGCTACCAGAATTAGTTTTTAAATAA
- a CDS encoding KH domain-containing protein: protein MKEFLAYIIKNLVDRPEEVHIKEVQGTHTIIYELSVAKPDIGKIIGKEGRTIKAIRTLLVSVASRNNVRVSLEIMEDK, encoded by the coding sequence ATGAAAGAATTTTTAGCCTATATCATTAAAAATCTAGTTGACCGTCCTGAAGAAGTACACATTAAAGAAGTTCAGGGTACTCATACGATTATCTATGAATTAAGTGTTGCTAAACCCGATATTGGGAAGATTATTGGGAAGGAAGGCCGCACAATCAAAGCTATTCGTACCCTACTAGTTTCTGTAGCAAGCAGAAACAATGTCAGAGTTAGTTTAGAAATCATGGAAGATAAGTAA
- the kdsA gene encoding 3-deoxy-8-phosphooctulonate synthase, with amino-acid sequence MFDNKMILIAGPCVIEGEDITLEIALKLQSLLAPYADTIEWIFKSSYDKANRSSLGSFRGPGLIEGLRILAKVKETIGVKILTDVHNPQEAYIASEICDILQVPAFLCRQTDLLVATGETGAIVNLKKGQFLSPWDMQGPIDKILSTGNDKIILTERGCCFGYNNLVSDMRSIAVLGRTGFPVIFDATHSVQLPGALSTQSGGQTEFIPTLSRAALAAGAHGLFIETHPNPKMAKSDATSMLSLDEFAALLPIWNQLFTCISSFNMVSA; translated from the coding sequence ATGTTCGACAATAAAATGATCCTAATTGCTGGTCCCTGTGTTATTGAGGGAGAAGATATTACATTGGAGATCGCTTTAAAATTACAATCTCTTTTAGCCCCTTATGCAGATACCATCGAATGGATTTTTAAAAGTAGCTATGACAAAGCAAATCGCTCTTCCTTAGGTTCATTTCGAGGACCCGGCTTAATAGAGGGACTCCGTATCCTTGCTAAAGTCAAAGAAACGATTGGAGTAAAAATTCTTACAGACGTTCATAATCCTCAAGAAGCTTACATTGCTTCCGAGATTTGTGATATTCTTCAAGTTCCTGCTTTCCTTTGCAGACAAACAGATCTTCTAGTTGCAACTGGAGAGACTGGAGCTATAGTTAACTTAAAGAAAGGGCAATTTCTTTCTCCTTGGGATATGCAAGGCCCGATTGATAAAATCCTCTCTACAGGAAATGATAAAATCATTCTTACAGAAAGAGGATGCTGCTTTGGCTATAATAATCTTGTGTCGGACATGCGTTCCATAGCTGTCTTAGGGCGGACAGGTTTTCCTGTGATTTTTGATGCCACACATTCTGTACAACTACCTGGAGCTCTATCGACCCAAAGTGGGGGACAAACAGAATTTATTCCGACACTTTCTCGAGCTGCTCTAGCTGCAGGAGCTCATGGTCTTTTTATAGAAACACATCCCAATCCTAAAATGGCTAAAAGTGATGCAACTTCTATGTTGAGTTTAGATGAATTTGCTGCTCTTCTTCCTATCTGGAATCAATTATTCACTTGTATAAGTTCTTTTAACATGGTTTCGGCATGA
- a CDS encoding DUF1137 domain-containing protein yields the protein MTKFLYCGLFYSLGLLLLAFGTVVAIIQVDQICNVSCMNKHFQEAPPFLKIKKVGVCKQICSSEDRFFNCKVDKSCMELHFPQSNYSCKEYLSRLSGYVLTENFEKQMQFQGNSGLLNYRDGSLHVYDCRFQIDPLPGYESSDKNDSSSGGMKTLYLSLLRK from the coding sequence ATGACAAAATTTTTATATTGTGGACTTTTTTATTCTTTAGGACTTCTTCTTCTAGCGTTTGGAACCGTGGTAGCCATTATTCAAGTGGATCAAATCTGCAATGTTTCTTGCATGAATAAACATTTTCAAGAAGCCCCACCTTTTTTAAAAATAAAAAAGGTTGGAGTTTGTAAACAAATTTGTTCTTCGGAGGATCGATTCTTCAACTGCAAGGTAGATAAATCTTGTATGGAACTTCATTTCCCACAATCTAACTATTCCTGCAAAGAATATCTTTCTAGACTATCTGGTTATGTTCTAACTGAAAATTTTGAAAAACAAATGCAGTTCCAAGGAAACTCCGGACTACTGAATTATCGAGATGGTTCCTTACATGTTTATGACTGCCGTTTCCAAATAGACCCTTTACCTGGTTACGAATCTTCAGACAAGAACGATAGTTCTTCAGGAGGCATGAAAACTCTTTATCTATCTCTATTAAGGAAATAA
- the lptB gene encoding LPS export ABC transporter ATP-binding protein yields the protein MPILSVCNLVKKYNKKPVTNDVSFQINPGEIVGLLGPNGAGKTTAFYLTVGLIRPDSGKIIFKNVDVTKKTMDHRARLGIGYLAQEPTIFKELTVQNNLICILEIIYKARKQQSHLLNTLVDDLQLGSCLHKKAGTLSGGERRRLEIACVLALNPSVLLLDEPFANVDPLVIQNVKYLIKILAGRGIGILITDHNAKELLSIADRCYLIIDGKIFFEGSSSQMISNPMVKQHYLGDSFSY from the coding sequence ATGCCTATACTTTCTGTCTGTAACCTTGTAAAGAAGTATAACAAAAAGCCTGTTACAAATGATGTTTCCTTTCAAATAAATCCCGGTGAGATTGTTGGTCTACTAGGCCCTAATGGTGCAGGAAAAACAACAGCATTTTATCTTACTGTAGGGTTAATTCGTCCTGATTCTGGAAAGATTATTTTTAAAAATGTAGATGTCACAAAGAAAACTATGGACCACCGTGCACGGTTAGGCATTGGTTACCTGGCCCAAGAGCCTACAATTTTTAAAGAATTGACCGTTCAAAATAATCTTATCTGTATTTTAGAAATCATTTACAAAGCACGTAAACAACAATCTCATCTTTTAAATACTTTGGTAGATGACCTGCAGCTTGGTTCTTGCCTTCATAAAAAAGCAGGTACACTTTCTGGAGGAGAGCGACGTAGATTAGAGATTGCCTGCGTATTAGCTTTAAATCCTAGCGTATTACTATTAGACGAGCCTTTCGCTAACGTAGATCCTCTAGTGATTCAAAACGTCAAGTACTTGATTAAAATCCTTGCGGGGCGTGGGATCGGTATTTTAATTACGGATCATAATGCTAAAGAGCTCCTTTCTATTGCTGACAGGTGCTATTTAATTATTGATGGAAAAATTTTTTTTGAAGGCTCCTCAAGTCAAATGATCAGTAACCCTATGGTAAAACAACATTATTTAGGAGATTCATTCTCATACTAA